A section of the Papio anubis isolate 15944 chromosome 16, Panubis1.0, whole genome shotgun sequence genome encodes:
- the SLC16A8 gene encoding monocarboxylate transporter 3: protein MGAGGPRRGEGPPDGGWGWVVLGACFVVTGFAYGFPKAVSVFFRALMRDFGAGYSDTAWVSSIMLAMLYGTGPVSSILVTRFGCRPVMLAGGLLASAGMILASFATRLLELYLTAGVLTGLGLALNFQPSLIMLGLYFERRRPLANGLAAAGSPVFLSALSPLGQQLLERFGWRGGFLLLGGLLLHCCACGAVMRPPPGPGPRPRRDSAGDRAGDAPGEAEADGAGPQLSEATPRTRPRRRLLDLAVCTDRAFAVYAVTKFLMALGLFVPAILLVNYAKDAGVPDTDAAFLLSIVGFVDIVARPTCGALAGLARLRPHVPYLFSLALLANGLTDLSSARARSYGALVAFCIAFGLSYGMVGALQFEVLMAAVGAPRFPSALGLVLLLEAVAVLIGPPSAGRLVDALKNYEIIFYLAGSEVALAGVFMAVATNCCLRCAKAAPAGPGAEGGASDTEDAEAEGDSEPLPVVAEEPGNLEALEVLSARGEPTEPETEARPRLAAESV, encoded by the exons ATGGGCGCTGGCGGCCCCCGGCGGGGCGAGGGCCCCCCAGACGGCGGCTGGGGCTGGGTGGTGCTGGGTGCCTGCTTCGTGGTCACTGGCTTCGCCTACGGCTTCCCCAAAGCCGTGAGCGTCTTCTTCCGGGCGCTCATGCGCGACTTCGGCGCCGGCTACAGCGACACGGCCTGGGTGTCCTCCATCATGCTGGCCATGCTCTACGGCACGG GCCCCGTGTCCAGCATCCTCGTGACCCGCTTTGGCTGTCGCCCGGTGATGCTGGCGGGTGGGCTGCTGGCTTCCGCGGGCATGATCCTAGCTTCCTTTGCCACGCGCCTCCTGGAGCTCTACCTGACCGCTGGGGTGCTCACAG GCCTGGGCCTGGCCCTCAACTTCCAGCCGTCGCTCATCATGCTGGGGCTGTACTTCGAGCGGCGGCGGCCTCTGGCCAATGGGCTGGCGGCGGCGGGCAGCCCCGTGTTCCTGTCCGCGCTGTCGCCGCTCGGCCAGCAGCTGCTGGAGCGCTTCGGCTGGCGCGGCGGCTTCCTGCTGCTCGGCGGGCTCCTGCTGCACTGCTGCGCCTGCGGGGCTGTCATGAGGCCGCCGCCCGGGCCGGGCCCGCGACCGCGGAGGGACAGCGCCGGCGACCGCGCGGGGGACGCTCCGGGCGAGGCGGAGGCGGACGGCGCGGGGCCGCAGTTGAGCGAGGCAACCCCCAGGACCCGGCCCCGCCGGCGCCTGCTGGACTTGGCAGTGTGCACCGACCGCGCCTTCGCCGTGTACGCCGTCACCAAGTTCCTGATGGCGCTCGGGCTCTTCGTCCCCGCCATCCTGCTGGTGAACTACGCCAAGGACGCGGGCGTGCCAGACACCGACGCCGCCTTTCTGCTGTCCATCGTGGGCTTCGTGGACATCGTGGCGCGGCCGACGTGCGGCGCCCTGGCGGGCCTGGCGCGTCTGCGACCGCACGTCCCGTATCTCTTCAGCCTGGCCCTGCTGGCCAATGGGCTCACGGACCTGAGCAGCGCACGCGCGCGCTCCTACGGCGCCCTCGTCGCTTTCTGCATCGCCTTCGGCCTCTCCTACGGCATGGTGGGCGCGCTGCAGTTCGAGGTGCTCATGGCGGCTGTGGGCGCGCCCCGCTTCCCCAGTGCGCTGGGCCTGGTGTTGCTCTTGGAGGCCGTGGCCGTGCTCATCGGACCGCCCTCTGCCG GCCGCCTGGTGGATGCATTGAAGAACTACGAGATCATCTTCTACCTGGCAGGCTCCGAGGTGGCCCTGGCCGGGGTCTTCATGGCTGTTGCCACCAACTGCTGCCTGCGTTGTGCTAAAGCTGCCCCAGCAGGCCCAGGCGCTGAGGGCGGGGCCAGTGACACTGAGGATGCTGAGGCCGAAGGGGACTCTGAGCCCCTGCCTGTCGTCGCAGAGGAACCTGGCAACCTGGAGGCCCTGGAGGTGCTGAGCGCCCGGGGCGAGCCCACAGAACCAGAAACAGAGGCCAGGCCGAGGCTGGCTGCCGAGTCTGTGTAA